One genomic region from Podarcis raffonei isolate rPodRaf1 chromosome 16, rPodRaf1.pri, whole genome shotgun sequence encodes:
- the PSMB4 gene encoding proteasome subunit beta type-4: MEVPSPFSLPPFWAGGPAPGALYSPPCPGNAPGVQAEGVTRTLSPMVTGTSVLGVKFNGGVMIAADMLGSYGSLARFRNISRIMKVNDSTVLGASGDYADFQYLKQVIEQMVIDEELLGDGHSYSPKAIHSWLTRAMYSRRSKMNPLWNTVVIGGFSNGESFLGYVDMLGVAYEAASLATGYGSYVAQPLMREALENKPVLSKQEARSLLERCMKILYYRDARSFNRYELTTVTEKGVEVEGPISSETNWEIAHLVSGFE, translated from the exons ATGGAGGTTCCGTCGCCGTTCTCGCTGCCGCCGTTCTGGGCCGGTGGTCCCGCTCCGGGGGCGCTTTACTCACCGCCCTGCCCGGGAAACGCACCCGGGGTCCAGGCCGAGGGCGTCACCAGGACTCT GAGCCCCATGGTGACAGGCACCTCAGTCCTGGGGGTGAAGTTCAACGGTGGGGTGATGATTGCGGCCGACATGCTGGGCTCCTACGGGTCGCTCGCCCGCTTCCGCAACATCTCCAGGATCATGAAGGTCAACGACAGCACCGTGCTGGGGGCTTCGGGCGACTACGCTGACTTCCAGTACCTCAAGCAAGTCATTGAGCAGATGGT GATCGACGAGGAGCTCCTGGGAgatggccacagctacagccccAAGGCCATTCACTCCTGGCTCACCCGAGCCATGTACAGCCGGCGGTCCAAGATGAACCCCCTCTGGAACACCGTGGTGATAGGCGGCTTCAGCAACGGAGAAAG tttcctagGTTACGTTGACATGCTCGGGGTGGCGTATGAAGCCGCTTCTCTGGCGACGGGATACGGTTCTTACGTGGCACAG CCACTGATGAGGGAAGCCTTGGAAAATAAGCCCGTCCTGTCTAAGCAGGAGGCCAGAAGCCTCCTTGAACGCTGCATGAAAATCCTCTACTACAGAGACGCCCGCTCGTTCAACAGG TACGAGCTCACGACGGTGACAGAGAAAGGCGTGGAAGTAGAAGGGCCCATCTCCTCCGAGACCAACTGGGAAATAGCACACCTGGTCAG CGGCTTTGAATGA